Genomic DNA from Anguilla anguilla isolate fAngAng1 chromosome 17, fAngAng1.pri, whole genome shotgun sequence:
CGCTTGAACACAGTACTCGTACAATTTACAGCGTGCTTTTCGCGATTGCACAGATGCTATTTTTGTGTATTAAAGTAATTTGTTGACAGAGGAGAACtcttagaaaaataatttccgAAGTTCTTGacattagcttttttttttttttttttgaagaagtgAAATGGACCAGAAGTTAAAGATCTCATCTGCATAATTTGGGAAGGACAATGTGCTCATAAACTTGCACTCAGGGCAGGTAAGGCGCGTGGAGCGTAGTACGCACGACTcttcgtgcgtgcgtgtgtatgtttgtgcgtgtgagagagattcTTAAAGACTGGTGACTGACGGTTTTAAAGCAGATGGGTaatcgtgaaaaaaaaaaattaataacatgtaaaatgaatcgggtaaaatgaaaaatgcattttataattttttttcagtggcgCTAATATGAGAAACACCCTATATTCTGAAACTCGCGCAAAACAAAGAACGTGAACGAGCATTTTCAGTGCCCAGGTCGCGACAGCGTGAAAAATATGCACGGACAGGCAAACCTCTGCCGTTTTGAAAAAACCTTTATCCAAATTTAGCGAGAACTGTTTACACGATTTCTAGATAAAACGTTTCCGTACAAAATAAACCTTCACAGTTGTGGAATTAAAGAATACAGAGGCTGACAGCATTGTCTTTAAAATAGGCATTTTCTACATGAAACTGAAACTTTCTGGACTGTGATTGAAACAACTAATCCTTAAATGATATCTCATGATAATGGCTGCTTAGTCAATAGATGTGCCCGCCATGGGTGCACGCCCAGCTTGTAAGTTGCTCCAACTTTCTGAGCCCTCAACTCCTTTAATAACCGAATGAATTTTCTGTGACTTACGCCTTATTAATAGATAACcaattttatgttaaaatatggAATGCAGGTTTTTAATGTGCCTAAACAAGTGCATGTACATTGTTACTAATACTTTCCATGAAACTGTAGCAGCTTGCATTTTGACTAGTGTAACTGTCTATGGAAAGTGAGTAATAGGTTGTTTTCTCCACATGCATCTTGTGATCCACCCCTACTCTATTCATGCGGCTGCCGAGTTTGGGAACGACTGCTATTGACTGTAGTCTCAGAGGTCAGGAAACCGGTCTTATAACTCAAAGGTTGCAGGCACCGCCATGtctttgagcaaggtatttaaacCTGAACAGCTTTGGTTGatatccagctctataaatgCGGTTTGTGCTAAGTAACGTCAGCTTGTGTCCCTTTGGATAACGGCATCTGCAGAGTATGAAATGTAGATGCCCCTCTGAGGTAGGGGAAGACCGTGACTAATGAACAGTTCTCAGAGAAGGTGCCTGCTTGACTGCTttcatagttttatttcatCTTGCAGGTTGTGTGGCCGTTCTGTACTTTGTGGGTTTTGGACTGCGCGGGACGTTCCACCAGCGGCTGCTCCACCCTGATCCTGAGCCTGCAGGTTCTGGaactcccccccgtccccccccgtcccatcccCCAGCCCTGGCAGCGACCATGCTGGTGAAAGAGTACCGCATCTGCATGCCGCTGACCGTGGAGGAGGTAAGCCAGGGCCAGGGAAGGAAACGAAACGGCAGTCCCGCTGCGTAGCTGCGCGAGCCGTTCCAGGTTTTGCAGGTGAAGGATGCTGGTGAGCATCCTGAGTGGGAGCATTACACTATACATTACATTCCAGGTATTtaccagatgctcttatccagatcgacTTATACAACTTTTTACCTAGCATTGACactgtatttatacagctgggtatatactaaagcaataccctaaccctacctgggaatcaaacctgtgacctgggaatcaaacctgagaCCTTTAGGttagaccagctccttacccattatactacactgctgcccagaaGCCCCCCTGCTGGTGGTGGGATCGGCTCTCCGCACTTCCCTGCTGACCAGAGCGGGTGTGACCAGTGtggagtgcccccccccccccccccccccgtcattgCGCAATAGAGACTCCTCTGTTCAGTCAGGGCACCTGTAGCCCAGTCACACCAGCTGTGACCAGGTGCGCTTTGCCCTGCTGCAGTAACTCTGGCTCCTCGCCCactggactgcagagtgaacaTTTCGGTGGATATAGACATCCACGCACTGTGCCTTCCTGAACAGACAGAGCACATCGATGTTGCGATGGTGGTTGAAAAataaggattaaaaaaaatgaattatacaAAATGGCGGGTTATGCGATGCAAACTAGCAGATGGCTGCCGAACTGCGTCTTGATAACGGCATAAATTTAATCTGTCGCAGCAGATGTGCGTTGAAACCAGAGGCAGTTAGTACTCGTTTGCAAAGACATACAGGTCAATGAACTCAGTGTTTTGCAGTCAGCCGGTCCCCTGTAAAACCCCTCCATCGGAGGACGCGTGTTAAAACGGGCTCAGCTGTGCATGCGCGAAgggcctgagtgtgtgtgcctgtgtgtggacCTCTGTCTGCACGAAgggcctgagtgtgtgtgcctgtgtgtgggccTCTGTCTGCACGAAgggcctgagtgtgtgtgcctgtgtgtgggccTCTGTCTGCACGAAgggcctgagtgtgtgtgcctgtgcgtgggCCTCTGTCTGCACGCTTGGCTCATCTGCGGTAATTACGCCACCAGTCAAACCTGTCTCAGGTTAATAGCAGCTTCATTTTATTCCTGACCTCTGTCTGATCGTCTGATCCTTGCTGCTCGTCTTGTGTCGTGCGTATGTTTTTACTAAAAGAAATTTTCTTCTGGATTCGTGTGATCGGCAGAATTGAAAGGtttcattgtaaaatgtaaaatcttttCTTCTACTGGattgagagagaggtagagagattTCAATGTAAGTATTTATCTTGTTGCAGGAAACTATTTATCGTTTTTcgctctcacaaacacatgcgcgcacagGCCAATAATAATCTAAAATAGCCATCATGGTCTGTAAACCAATGATAATCTATAATAGCCATCGTGTTCTGTTGCCATAGTGATGCTTAGACCCTCTCAGGGAAATGGCTCGTTTGTTTTCCAATGATGTGCCCTTCGGCTTCCCTACTTTCACATGCTATCTGCTTCTCTCTGCCAATTTCTGATTCTGTGTTTCCGTTTTTGAGCCGTGTCCCATTTACTGTCCCTTCGGGAGGAAGAACAGCAATGTTAGAATCAGTTGTCTTGGTGCCATGGTGCCTTCCTGGAAATGAAAGGCTTTGACTCATGATTTCCTGGTCTTAGTCTTTTTTCCTTCAGGGAAGTTAAAACTTACGCAACGGTGAAACAGTGGCTGTATTTTGCTGCCACAAGAAAATAATGTTACACTTGCCTGTGCATTTATGGAGCTCAtagataaatattaaatattttgtataaatattACCTTAACTGAGGTCCAGGTTCCAGAGAGCAGTACCTCACTGAGGTCCAGGTTCCAGAGAGCAGTACCTCAACTGAGGTCCAGATTCCAGAGAGAAGTACCTCACTGAGGTCCAGGTTCCAGAGAGCAGTACCTCACTGTGGCCCAGGTTCCAGAGAGCAGTACCTCAACTGAGGTCCAGATTCCAGAGAGAAGTACCTCACTGAGGTCCAGGTTCCAGAGAGAAGTACCTCACTGAGGCCCAGGTTCCAGAGAGAAGTACCTCACTGAGGCCCAGGTTCCAGAGAGCAGTACCTCACTGAGGTCCAGGTTCCAGAGAGAAGTACCTCACTGAGGTCCAGGTTCCAGAGAGAAGTACCTCACTGAGGCCCAGGTTCCAGAGAGCAGTACCTCAACTTAGGTCCAGATTCCAGAGAGAAGTACCTCACTGAGGCCCAGGTTCCAGAGAGAAGTACCTCACTGAGGTCCAGGTTCCAGAGAGAAGTACCTCACTGAGGTCCAGGTTTCTGAGAGCAGTACCTCAACTGAGGTCCAGATTCCAGAGAGAAGTACCTCACTGAGGTCCAGGTTCCAGAGAGAAGTACCTCACTGAGGCCCAGGTTCCAGAGAGCAGTACCTCAACTGAGGTCCAGGTTCCAGTTCTGAACCTTTTAAAGCTAGTGAGGGACATTCTGtagcccctttcacacatggaACCCAAAACATTGCCCGGCTCAATTGCTCGGGTAAGGTAGTGGTTTTCCCCATTCACAAATAGGTCTTATATACAGAAAGATTCTGAGTCAACACTATGGAGCCTGTTCACATGTGACATAACCATTCTGGATAGATTAGGCAAGGAAGGATGTCTACCCTCCAAAGCTATGCAGGACATctgttaacattacattagtttttctttaaaatagatattttgttgaatAATAGTTTTGGCAGAGATGTAGATCCTACCAACACAATATAGTTGAAGAGTAATAACATGGTCTATCTGCTAAAAGTCAAGACTTGTATGCGGAGTTGTTTtccataaaatgcaattaataattatttcagCCAAGTTAAATACCTAgctatatctgccattgatttGTGGCCTACATAGATATAACACTACCCAACTTGCTACATTGGGtaaaaaagtaacttaaaactTTGCAAGTTTAACTTTATTCATTGgaaattttaaattgatttagaGTAATATTTGAAGCTGTGCAATTGTGTGATTTGAGCAACAAAAATGACTTGGATGCAATCATTTGAAAACAATTGGCTAAAATCGTATGTCATCACAAAGCCAGGCAAGCAAGGACAGTGACGCACTGTTTATTCCATTTCTGAGAATATTTTGAAATTTCCCTCACAAAATCACACAGTGCAGGTCCATTATCTTCTGTGTGCAAAGTCGCATATTTTTACGAGATGTGTTGAGAAGGCAGATTCAGTAAAGTCTTTAATTGCACCACAAACAAAAGCTCTTACGTATGAATGTAACCTTCTGCGTGCTTGACTGGGGAATGTTGCTGCTTCTGTTGACACTAGAGCCATGACTGAAGATTTCCATCAATCTTACAAGGTCCTGACCAAATTGGAGAAATGTCTTTCACAAAAAATCGACTCCTACTCCTATTCACACACGACACTGAGATGGAAAATTGCCAAGACATTTACGGGTTAAGATGgatgtgtgaaaggggctttcAAGTTACTTAAACTCAGGAGAACCGTTTGTTTGGGCCTGCATTGTGGGAGCTGGTTTATACCTGGTATTATATGTACAACTAGGTGCTTAATTTTGTGGTTTGTGTATCGaatatagtaaaataaataaaaaggctgtacaaaaaacataattggaAACAAACCACATTAGCCACACTAAAGACAGGTGGCAAAATGGACTCTAATACATTTATAGTTAAGTCTGTCTTTcatgtggttgtatgtgtggtTCAGTACAGCATGTTCAGTAAGCCTCTGCTTTGGTGAGAGGGTGTTAGTCATTGCATCAGGTGGGCAGTGGGTCTATGTGTGAGCTCTCCTGCTGCTGCGTGCGGATGACCCCTCCTACGAAGGAGGGCGGTAaggcgggggcgtgggggctGAGACAAAAACGAAGTCAGTAAAGTTAccagtaaagttttttttttctgacaggttTTGATTAAATGCAGCTTTTATGGAAGTTTGCATGTTAACTTGTAAGGAGAAACATCCTATCTTCATCTGTCACCTGAAATCGTCATGGTGCTATAAAGTGTAGGGTAAATATACACCGCATCAAAAGTACCCTCTCAAAGAGCTTTTTTATTAGCTGAAATGTATTACTGGTCTTTTGTTTAATCTGCATATTGGAACATGAAAGTCATTGTAACTGCATTAAGAAGACTGCATTAGTTTCCTGTCTCTTGCTTATCTACTTGAtccacattttcatgttttcttttaactTACAGATAAAATAAACTTGGTCCTATGATCAGTGTAATTAAtcaatgtttacattttactAAGTATATACGTATTATTCAGATCCGTAAATCACAATATAAATTTATTGTATGAGTACCTGTACACTTATGAGTGTGAGTAGCCACTGCATTGCAGCCTGTTGAGGATGCCAAAAATTaatgtgggtttcttcagccaCAGGGTGGCTATTTTATGTAGCAGTGAGattaaatgttttggaaaacCCCTTGTAATATTACCACTGTGGGACATGCTCTGATAAGTTTCACTGTGGTTGATAAAGTTATATCCTGGCAGTTAAGGTACTGGCAGTGATGTCTCCCGGTTGGCTTTTGGAATTCGCTCGCTCAGACTCTGCTCCCGTCTGAATTTCCCTTTTCACACGGCCGTCTGGCTGCCAAGCGTGTTTCCTGGGATGTGTGAAAGGCATGGTGAAGCAACGCTGTGCGGTGTAAACCCAAAACGCAGCCAACACCTAAACAGAAGCCAAAAGGTGGGGAGAGAGCTCCCTTCAAAAACTGGAGACATCACATCTTAACATCTGTTGGATCCCTGGCCACAGGTGCTCCCAACTACACCAGCGGCCCTCTGCTCCGCCCTTCAGGCTCCTGTGAAGAAAAGCCCAAACAAGCAGCGCTGGCAGCAGTGTAGGGGGTCGTCACAGTCATTTTCTGCCCTTGCTGTAGAATTTGTACAAATGGCACACCGATGTCCTGTGGAAATTTGGGGATTCGAATCTGGTGAAGCAAATCCTTGTTTACATGTACACGACCATACCCTTTTCAAAAGGTTAAAAAGGGTCGAAAGTGTGTTTAGTCCCATTAAAAGGGCCTTATAAACAGTGCAGGATTGAGGTAGAAGACCGCTGACGGTAAAGCTCTGTACAGCTGATAAATAGAATGAACTACGTCCGTCAAACATGTCAAATCCACTTAGTATCCTCAGCTGACAAGGCCAAGTCATTAAATCACACTGCTCACAGCGCATGTGTCATTTATGAATTATTTGTCATATTCGTTTAAACGCAGTGTTGGGCAGTTTCTACATTGCTCTCAACTCTCAAGTTTTTTGTTGTCATCAATTACCCTGACTCAGTTATTACCTCCACACAACATGGCAGTTCATTCGTAGATTAGCGTTAAACGTTTCCACAGTAAAACGTTTCCTGTGAGGAAGATAGGAAAAGAACAGCCTTAAGCCTTCCTTGTGAAATGCCAGACTGTGTCAGTGATTACTAATTAAAAGGAtgaagagcagaagttggcaggaaatcctgaaatggatgcAGCTGGTCCTCCTTGCCCACTGCAGTTTAGagacattcacattttgtaGCCCTCTCTTTTATAGCATGACATGTTTATTTCATGCTGTGAGTCTGCCTCACAGTTTGATGTTTGTATTTCATCCCATGTCCATTTCAGTATGTATGTCATATGTATTTTTGGCCTGTGATGGAGGAATTGGAAACTCGTTCGGTTTCCCTAGGGAGACACGGTGCATAAATATAACTGAGTGGCCTCCTGTTTGTTTCCGTTGGACGTCCCCACAAAGCAGCCGTATGGATgacgcgtgtgtatgtgtgcccatAACTGTGTATACAACTGTGTATGTTTGACATACCGCGCCTGTGGGTTTACGGAGTcgttttgtgtcattttgtgcCTGCGGTCGTTACGGCGCCCCGGCTGTGGATCagttttgacctttgacctttgaccttttctcTCCAGTACAGGATAGGCCAGCTGTACACCATCTGCAAGCACAGTCACGAGGCCAGCGACAAGGGGGAGGGCGTGGAGGTGGTGCGGAACGAGACCCACACCGACCCCGTGCACGGGCAGGGTCAGCTCACGGAGAAGAGAGTTCACCTGTCCAGGTGAGGGCAGCCCCTTCGCGGTTAGCGTAcgcagtaaaatatccagtgttaatccAACTTCAGCAGTGTTAATTCAGGTCTTAACACATAACATTTGGTCCctctctggaatgtgggaccagaTGTTATCTCTTAAGTGTTGAAGTaactctggacattttactgtgtagcctCTGTCTTTGCATTCTCACCAAACACAGAAGCCCCTCTCTATGAAGCACTCAGTAAAGACAatatacataaacatttttatgagaATCTGAACCTATGCCGAAAGAGATGATCTACAGTTTTGAACATGCATGAATTATTACCACAAAGTGTATTATTTGTGCCAAtgttaaaaaacacacataaatactgTCATTACACAAAACGTGCACCGTATTGAAGAGATAACGCAACCGTTGGTGGATTTTGTAATGTGTGTGGAGTATTTTTAGGTAATCAGTGCTGGCCTTTGTAAGGGGATACGGGATTTGAAATGCGTGGAGGCATCGTTTTTTCCACAGGGTCCTTTTGGCTTGCTGTCATGGAGCTCAGGGCTCCGTTTGTTTAGGGCTGGGTGGTGGTTGGTGTGCGGTGTTGCCATGCTCATTCGCCGAGATGAGTCTGAGTGTCTGTAAAACAGCCACTCTGCATCGGCCGTGCAGCTCGCAGACCTGGAACCCTTCGACAGCGATCATTGTTCAGGAAAATAACCGTAAATTGCACCGCCGGGGTCCTTCCACGTCACGGCCTTCTGTTTATTCCGTGTGATGTATTCCTTTTCAAGCGTGGCGGTACTGCTCAGCCGGAACGTGCCGTACCGGGAATGGTGAGATTCTTCAGGGTTACCCGGTTTGCCTCTGTCACAGCCGTGCTTGCTTTTTAAGGTCCTGTCTGTTGTGCTCTTAGAAACACAAAGGACCGGATGCctggatggatgaatgaatgaatgaattagggGAGATAACCGCTTGGTACTCGTATCGAATCCCCAAAAAGCCGACTGCCATTGTGTAGATTTTAGtcatagtaaaaaataaatcacttcttgttttatttcactttctATTTTGtggtcacacatgcacatttgagCTTAATTCCAGTTTAAAGTATTGTGtttatatagtgcctttcataatctttatttaGTGTTCTTGAGTGTACAGTGGGGGACTTTTGCCTTAACCAACACCAACTGCATCCTGGACTAGGCcacttagttccagtgaagggaaatcttaatactacagcatacaatgataTTCTAGAGAACTGGGCAGTTCCAACTTTGTggtaacagtttggggaaggccctttcctgtttcagtatgacatatgtgtatgggtgtgatgttcaggtgtccacatactttaggAAATGtagagtgtatgtgtattttcatgAATGACCATATTAGGCCTTGATATTTCATTAGTCTGGAATGTCGTCAGCTTCTTCAAGCCATTGTacaagttgttttttgttttttttgctcttcaGGGGAATGCATTTGAGACCATTGTCATAGACTCAAACAACCCGGAATTCAAGGCTAACcactcacttgtcttcatttcAGTCAGAGGCTTCCAATTGTCCTGAGCTTTGCTGACTGAACCCTCATCACTTCATTTCCAGTGTTAATATTTTGCATTCTTCAGAGTCTGTTGCCAGGCAACCCAACTCCTGGTTCACTTTTCTCGAGtaacaaaacataaatttaaaaaatctatgaaCAGGAATCTATTTTTATCCGCTTTAATATGTAAGCCACAATTTTAAAAGTGTACTTATGCTTTGCAGTGGGTTACCTCTGGTGATGTTCCTTGAAAGAGGAGTGATTGATGTCGGAGGGCATAGGGGTGGAGATTGGGAGTAGAAGGGGCTAGAGGTTAAGACTagaagctggggggggggggtggacactGGTGGTAGGAGGGGCTTGGTGAAGGGGCTGCTTGGTTAAATCTTCTCAgatctgttttgttctgttaGACTTGGGTGGTTTGATTCTGTATTATCTGCTAATTCGTGAGACGGAGAATACACACCCAATGCTAAAGACAGTCATGCTAGCCGCTTAATTCATAATACCATGCATCTTTAGAGATGGGAACGCATTGGGAATGGAGGTCATTCAGAACTCtcaaaaaagtttatttttaagaacTTGTTTCTGAAAGGTTGGGATGTTTAGGTTCCTCACTTCtttctccagcccccaccccattccATGGTGGAAATCCCAATAGAACTGTGCTCCTCTGTTCATTCTGCAGCAGGCTGCCAGGCTGGGCCCAAGCTGTCGTCCCTCGTATTTTTTACATCACAGAAAAGTCTTGGAACTACTATCCTTACACAGTCACAGGTGAGCTGCATGTTctacctgtctgtgctgtactcTCTTCTTTGAGAGTATTTCAGAGTAATCCTCCAGTTACATGATGTTTTCATACAGGATGATTAAAGTTATATTTCTAAAGATTTCTATATGTCTAAGACCATATAAATTACTGTCCTGCTGATGTATATCATTGTATTCCTTAGTGTTTAGTTCTCTGCaacatattttcatgtatttatacaaTTCATAAATTAGTTGTAAGTGGAACTGGAGCCTCCCTTCCTTGAAAACTAAATGACTTTTTACAATGTAATCATGTAtctagtgtgtgagtgagtgtaatgtTGTCTAAATTGATAATTGGCTTTGTCTTAAGCAGTAGATCCATGCACTGTTTTTGAGtgagttttaattttttaagctGTCAGTGTTGAATTTTATTGGACTGTGCTGCATAATATATTCTGTCCTTTCCATGTGCTGGACCTTGGACCTTAACCAGAATACACAGTAAGTCTTTACTTGCTTGTagaaaatgtcaaatgaatCAAGGAACTACAAGTCCCATCAAACAACATGTTGAACATGTCAAAGTGCTTCATATATCCATTTTGAATAACCAGACCCCTTaccttaaaaacacacacaatctgcacAAACTTTGAAGTTGTGGTTCCTTTGAAGTGTGTCAGGAGAACAAGGGCAGGAAATTGCACTTCCAAGAACTAAAAGGGtcaaattcagaatttttttcctgtgcaaCAGGGCTTGTGTCATAACAATTATTTCTTTCTCATTACAGTGCTCTTTTTTGCCAAAGTTTGCAATTCACATAGAAACTAAATACGAGGACAACTGTGGGATCAATGAAAATGTAAGTCAATTGAGTATTTTTTcatggtaattttatttttataatataaatgCCCAGGGCCTCCTATTGACACTAATGACATTGCTGAGAACAGTAGCTTTGCCTGATGCAGTATAATGTTGCTTTTCTCATATCATAGATATTCAGTGGGGACAAAAATGAGATCGATCAGGAAGTGGATTTCTTGGACATTGCCTTCGATGACGTGCCCGACAGACACTACAGGACCTCTGAGGTACAGCATAGAGCGTTCCGCCCTGTAACACAATTCTGTCTTTCATCTAAATTACATCACAGCGCCATTGCACTTAATGCCGTTATGctattccagaacattccaaagGTTCTATGTCACTGTCGTCCCATCTAGCCATAGTGTATCACAGCAGAAACAACAACTGTATTAAGTCACGGTCTAAGGTCTTGGGTCTTTTAGTGTCTAAGTCTTTTATGTTTCAGCTTTTTGTCGTAACTTTAGTCCAGAAGAGGTTAGTCCAGAAATGACTGTACATTGTGTGCTGGGTAATCCCTATATCTAAGCACAGTAAGACActaaaaatacatgttcaatCTGCAGCTATaggttaaataaatgattgggtTAATGCTAATACTCGAGAGTATGGTGGTGAAAGCTCCCAGAACAGATCAGCCCTCACTGCGCACCGCTGCATCAAGTTATGGTTCATCAGTGTTAACAGACTCTTCTTCTCCCGCAGGATCCTAGGCACTTCTCCTCTGTGAAAACGGGGCGGGGCCCCCTacaggaggggtggagggagagcagCAGACCGGTCATGTGCTCCTACAAACAGGTGGCTGTCCAGTTTGAGGTGTGGGGCCTC
This window encodes:
- the LOC118216207 gene encoding cytoplasmic phosphatidylinositol transfer protein 1-like, with amino-acid sequence MLVKEYRICMPLTVEEYRIGQLYTICKHSHEASDKGEGVEVVRNETHTDPVHGQGQLTEKRVHLSSRLPGWAQAVVPRIFYITEKSWNYYPYTVTEYTCSFLPKFAIHIETKYEDNCGINENIFSGDKNEIDQEVDFLDIAFDDVPDRHYRTSEDPRHFSSVKTGRGPLQEGWRESSRPVMCSYKQVAVQFEVWGLQTRVEQFVHKVIRDVLLVGHRQAFAWVDEWYGMTLEDVRKFESQMHLATNQKLGYYEP